One genomic segment of Nitrospinaceae bacterium includes these proteins:
- a CDS encoding mandelate racemase/muconate lactonizing enzyme family protein, which yields MKIIEIRDTVVPIKSEIRNAYIDFGLMTVSVVALITDVIRDGKPVVGFGFNSNGRYAQQGLLRERFIPRLNDAPPESLINDAGDNLEPEKIWNTLMKNEKPGGHGDRSVAVGVLDMAVWDSVAKIAGLPLWRYLADRYRGGEAEEKVSVYAAGGYYYPGKDNEALKNEMKSYLDRGYTTVKMKIGGAPLADDLGRIEAVLSVVGEGKNLAVDANGKFDLKTAIAYAEALSPYNLKWYEEAGDPLDYALQAELGDHYEGPMATGENLFSTLDARNLIRHGGMRSDRDILQFDCALSYGLVEYLRTLKMLEEYGWPRRACIPHGGHQMCLNIAAGLGLGGNESYPDVFKPFNGFADDVAVENGFVGFPQIPGIGLEAKNEPYRIMKELAGL from the coding sequence TTGAAAATCATCGAGATTCGGGACACCGTCGTTCCCATCAAATCAGAAATTCGAAACGCCTACATCGATTTTGGGCTGATGACGGTGAGCGTCGTCGCCCTCATCACCGATGTGATTAGGGACGGCAAGCCCGTCGTCGGCTTTGGCTTTAACTCAAACGGTCGCTACGCACAGCAGGGTTTATTGCGAGAGCGCTTCATCCCGCGCCTCAATGACGCGCCTCCCGAATCGCTCATCAACGATGCCGGGGACAACCTGGAGCCCGAGAAAATCTGGAACACTTTAATGAAAAACGAAAAACCGGGCGGCCACGGCGACCGTTCGGTGGCCGTGGGCGTCCTCGACATGGCCGTCTGGGATTCGGTGGCCAAGATCGCAGGGCTCCCCTTGTGGCGCTATCTCGCCGACCGCTACCGAGGGGGCGAGGCCGAAGAAAAAGTCTCCGTCTATGCGGCAGGGGGCTACTACTATCCGGGAAAAGACAACGAGGCGCTAAAAAATGAAATGAAAAGCTATCTCGACCGGGGCTACACCACCGTCAAGATGAAAATCGGGGGCGCACCCCTGGCCGATGACCTCGGGCGAATCGAAGCCGTGCTCTCGGTCGTTGGCGAGGGAAAAAATTTGGCAGTCGATGCCAACGGAAAATTCGACTTAAAAACCGCCATTGCCTACGCCGAGGCGCTCTCGCCCTACAACCTTAAATGGTACGAGGAGGCGGGCGACCCGCTCGATTATGCGCTTCAGGCTGAGCTTGGCGATCACTACGAGGGCCCGATGGCCACGGGGGAGAATCTTTTCTCCACCCTCGATGCCCGCAACCTCATACGCCACGGCGGCATGCGCTCGGACAGAGACATTCTCCAGTTCGACTGCGCGTTGAGCTACGGCCTCGTCGAGTACCTGCGCACGCTGAAAATGCTCGAAGAATACGGGTGGCCCCGCCGCGCGTGCATCCCCCACGGGGGGCACCAGATGTGCCTCAACATCGCGGCGGGCCTTGGCCTTGGCGGCAACGAGTCCTACCCCGACGTGTTCAAGCCGTTCAATGGTTTTGCTGATGATGTTGCCGTCGAGAACGGTTTCGTGGGGTTTCCCCAAATTCCCGGCATTGGCCTTGAAGCCAAAAACGAGCCATACCGAATCATGAAAGAGCTGGCGGGGCTTTGA